TTAATTCATTCAATTTCTCATAGATTAGTGGCTCTTTTCCGAATATGTGCTTGGATTTCGCACTCTTAATCATTGCATCAAACGTCATGTGCTTCAGCACTGGCTGCTCTAGCTTAGAATAAATAACTGTATCGACTCTTACTTGCTCTCCTTCGTACTTTTTCTGGTTGCCTTTGAACACTGCTTTTTCTTTCCACTCCATCGTGGAGTGGACACCATTAACAATCAAAACGTAATGAAGAATTGATTCGATAACGCTACAACCAACTAGTAAGATGGATTTAATTGTTTGTGTGTAGAGAACCGAGCTGAGTTTAATATCCTCTATAACCTTCAGTTGAAATTCGATGTATTGAAGATTGTACGCAATGTTACGCCTCAGAGCATATGTGTGCTCATATGCATCATTGGTGCAGATCGCATTCGATAGCAATCCATCAAGCTTTTCTATTGAAACGGGGTACCATGGTGCACCACTTTCACTTTTCTTTTTTATTTCCATTCTGCCACTGATTCCAATTTGCTGCTTAACGCCTGCTTAAGCGGCTGCCATGCACAACACCCAAACAGACCACCGTAATCACTAAACCCAATTTGAACCAAAAATGCCATAGGTTGGCAGTCCGACTTCAAGCACTTGTTAGTTTGCAAACACAACCTAAGCTAAAGGCTGGGTGCCAAGATGCTGATTTAAAATACAATACTTAAACCGTGCGATGATGTAAACGGACAAGCTGACCAACTTGAACACAAGGCACAAACGCACGTGGCAAAGAAGAGAAAATCGCAAAATTTCACGAGCAAACACTGTGACAAAATGGCAAAGGATACTTTCACTGTAACCAACAACAGCACCAGCCAAGCCCCTACTCTACCGACACTGTTTCAGCGAAAAAGAAGCAGCGCCTCCGAACACCAAACGAATGAAAGCTACAGTAAACGACGAGCGAACCACAAACACCTAAATCAAAGTGCCACCGGAAAGAACGTGGCTTGGTGAAGACGAACAGGTGAACACCCGAAAAACAGAACTAAGCTCTTATTTGAACTGGCTTTTTCTAACCGCAAACTAACGCTTTGCTAAGGTGCGGCTAAACCACAAAACCTAAGCAAAGCCAGCGTAATCACTAAACTCGACCGAACCGAAAATGCCACAGGTTAGCCGTCACTTTTAAGCAATTTGTTATACGCGAACTCATTTGCGAGAGAAAAATGATATCAAAGCTTTCCAATCTATTTCTATACCTGCTTTTTTGTATACACCGAGTTTAATTCCCCCACCTAGAAAACTACCTTTATCTAGCTTTTTGTCATCGACGTACACCTCGCTTAGGCCCTCTATAGGTTGCTTAGGAAGTTTTGCAACATGCTCGGTATTGGTTAATAATCGATCTTGATATCTCAAAATGGCCTCGTTTGTGCGCAAGCTCGATTTAAGCCTATCTATTTCACTTTTTAACTTTTCAATTTTTAGTTCAGTCAGCGGATCAAGTTCTTTCACTAATGGTGTAATATTGCGTGTATCAACTTCAGATGAAGATAAGTACATTGCCAAAGCTTGGGATATTACTGTCAATGATTCATCTTTCGACTTAGGCTGAACAGCAAACAGCACTTTACTTTCATGACTTTCTATTTGTCCATCTGCATCGATCCCCATATCTCTAAGAAACTCAATGAAATAAAGTAAATAGCTAGTGCACGCTTGCTGTGCCTCAGGAGCGAACTGGAATTTTGCAACGATTTTATTGCTGTACCCTCCTAAAAGTAACTTTTCCTCCGCTCTTTCAAGTCCGACATTAATAGTACTTTTGACCATCTCGATTGTGCTTAACAAGTCTTCATTCGGTAAATGGTAATCGATATTGAAATAGATTGTAGCCATATATTCATCATTTTCGGAACTCACTTTTTTAGGGTCATCATCACACAAACTATGAACCAAGTGTTTAGCTAACTCATCTCGTATCATGAAGGGATTTAAAGGGCTTTCCCACTTTTCAGGGTCAATTTCCCAAACGTAGCCAAAGTACTCTTCGCCAGGGTATGTAGAAATGAAAATATACCTAACATACTTACCTAATCCTCCGTCTGCCCCATCTAAATTGATAACTAATTCTCTAGGGATGTCAGAAAGGCTACGTGTTGGCAATGAAGATAGTGGAATAAAATTACTTTCTAAATGTATGTCGAATGTATTTTCACTATAAGAAGAACCAATATCGCCTAAATTATAACTATTTCCGTCAATAGTCACTTGCCACTCTTTCCAGTCATCTGAACATTTATCGAGCTTTATCATCGCACCCTCATTTATAAACATTAAGCGTATAACGCCTTGCTAAGTTGCAGCTAACCACCACGAAACCCAAGCAAAGCCACCGTAATCACTAAACTCAACCAGAACCAAAAGTGCCACAGGTTAGCTGTCAGCTTGAGCAAATTGTTATGCGAGCATTTCTCGACGCATAGTTGATATTTCGTATCCTTGCTCTCTGTATTTTCTACAACGAACTTGCAAAAACTCTGGATACTCAGCTTCTGAAGCTTCAACAAAACCAATGTGCTTGTAGAAGTTCGCAGCACTGTTCAATGGCATGCAATAGGCTGTTCGTTTGTTCAAAACTGGTTCAATATGCTTCAGAAACCTCAACCCTAGACCCTGTCCTTGATATTGGGAATCAATATACATCCCTCGCAGAACAGTTACGTCATTTAGTAGCTCGACTTTGACTGAGCCAATTACAACCCCATCAATTAAACAGATAAATGCCCTTTCATCATCTGACCAGCCGCTGTGATAACCTTGCTCCAAATAAAATTCCTCAACAACTGCTTTTAGTGAACTATCCGCTTCTACGATTTCCATATTTCCCCTGCTGCATAACGCCTGCTTAAGCGGCTGCCATGCACAACATCCAAACAGACCACCGTAATCACTAAACCCAATTCGAACCAAAAATGCCATAGGTTGGCAGTCCGACTTCAAGCACTTGTTAGTTTGCCAACACACCCTAAGCTAAAGGCTGGGTGCCAAGATGCTGATTTAAAATACAATACTTAAACCGTATGCCGTTGTAAACGGACAGCTGACCAACTTGAACACAAGGCACAAACGCACGTGGCAAAGAAGAGACAATCGCAGAATTTTTCGAGCAAACACTGTGACAAAATAGCAAAGGATACTTTCACTATTGCCAACAACAGCACCAGTAAAGCCCCCTACTCTACCGACACTGTTTCAGCGAAAAAGAAGCTGCGCCTCCGAACACCAAACGAATGAAAGCTACAGTATACGACGAGCGAACCACAAACACTTAAATCAAAGTGCCACCGGAAAGAACGTGGCTTGGTGAAGACGAACAGGTGAACACCCGAAAAACAGAACTAAGCTCTTATTTGGATTGGCTTTTTCTAACCGCAAACTAACGCCTGCTTAAGCGGCTGCCAATGCACTACACCCAAACAGACCACCGTAATCACATAAGCCAATTCGAACCAAAAATGCCATAGGTTGGCAGTCCGACTTCAAGCATTTGTTAGTTTGCAAGCACACCCTAAGTCAATGGCTGGGTGCCAAGGTGCTGATTTAAAATACAATACTTAAACCGTATGCTGATGTAAACGGACTGCTGACCAACTCGAACACACCGCACAAACGCACGTGGCAAAGAAGAGACAATCGCAGAATTTTGCGAGCAAACACAGTGACAAAATGGCAAAGGATGCTTTCACTGCTGCCAACAACAGCCCCAATAAAACTCCCCTTTTACGACACTGTTCCAGGAACAAAGAAACAGCGCATTCGGACAACAAAAGAATGGTCACTTCAGTAAACGATAAGCGAGCCACAAACACCTAATTCAAAGTGCCACCGGAAAGAACGTGGCTTGGTGAGAATGAACAGGTGAACACCCAGAACACTGAACTAAGCTCTTATTTGGATTAGCTTTTTCTGAATGCAAACTAACGCCTGCAATAAGGTGCCCCACGACAAACCTACAAAGCGCACCGAACTTCATACCAAAAATGCCGAGTGTAACGGGTCACCTTAATTGCCTTGTTATGTTTGATTCCATGTATTACGAGACAAACTATAGTAAACATGGTCCATAATACGACCGTTCAAATTTTCGGAATTAGTTATGATGCCTTCTTTTTCGAAACCCAGGCGTTCACATACACCTCTACTTGGCATATTGCCAACACTAACCGGTATTTCAACTTTATCCATGTTAAGTTCAGTAAAAGCGATACCAATTAA
This portion of the Vibrio sp. SCSIO 43136 genome encodes:
- a CDS encoding GNAT family N-acetyltransferase, which codes for MAFLVRIGFSDYGGLFGCCAWQPLKQALCSRGNMEIVEADSSLKAVVEEFYLEQGYHSGWSDDERAFICLIDGVVIGSVKVELLNDVTVLRGMYIDSQYQGQGLGLRFLKHIEPVLNKRTAYCMPLNSAANFYKHIGFVEASEAEYPEFLQVRCRKYREQGYEISTMRREMLA